Proteins co-encoded in one Flavivirga eckloniae genomic window:
- a CDS encoding sodium:solute symporter family protein, giving the protein MNIATIDIAIILGYVLITVLFGLYVSKKASKNLNSYFLGGNEIPWYYLGLSNASGMFDISGTMFAVTIMFVYGIKSAWIPWLWPVWNQVFLFVFLAAWLRRSNVMTGAQWITYRFGKGLSARLSHIIVTVFAIISTLGFMAYFFEGIGKFVVIFFPWDLSFDVGLFQVSSEQAYALIIIGITTLYTLKGGMYSVVATEVLQFLIMTVSCLVIGYIAFKTVTYTQVEAAVPDNWKDLFFGMDLNIDWTGYIDSVNQKIEEDGFSLFGFLFMMMIFKGIFASLAGPVPSYDMQRILSTKNSVDASKMSALTIVVLSIPRYLMIAGFAVLCLVYMGPELQAMGSGFDFETILPEAIQRFVPIGVKGLLLAGLLAAFMGTFAAFVNSAPAYIVNDIYKKYINPNASNKTYIRYSYLSSVLLVLIGVIGGFFASSITSLTIWITSALYGGYAMANVLKWIWWRFNAYGYFWGMLSGLIAATIVPNIFPGTIDIYLFPYILLISLIGCLIGVFLNKPEDMEVLKHFYKTTKPWGFWKPVYKEILKEDPDFKPNKGFKLDMFNCAVGIVWQMTFVLAPMYLIIREYNSLYIVLGIMAVTTAILKKTWYDKLNHEKTNIKTPLKEIKNNENTLARETTNV; this is encoded by the coding sequence ATGAATATCGCAACGATTGATATTGCTATAATTTTAGGATATGTATTAATAACTGTTTTATTTGGATTATATGTTTCTAAAAAAGCGTCGAAAAATTTAAACTCATATTTTTTGGGAGGAAATGAAATTCCGTGGTACTATTTAGGTTTATCTAATGCCTCGGGAATGTTCGATATTTCCGGAACCATGTTTGCCGTTACCATTATGTTCGTATATGGTATAAAAAGTGCCTGGATACCATGGTTGTGGCCTGTGTGGAATCAAGTGTTTTTATTTGTTTTTCTAGCTGCCTGGTTAAGGCGATCTAACGTTATGACAGGAGCACAATGGATAACCTATCGCTTCGGAAAAGGTTTAAGTGCCCGATTATCCCATATTATCGTTACCGTATTTGCTATTATTAGCACATTAGGCTTTATGGCCTATTTCTTTGAAGGTATAGGCAAGTTTGTCGTTATATTTTTTCCATGGGATTTATCTTTTGACGTTGGACTTTTTCAAGTGTCTTCAGAACAAGCTTACGCATTAATTATCATCGGTATTACGACTTTATACACGCTTAAAGGTGGTATGTACAGTGTGGTAGCAACAGAAGTGCTACAATTTTTAATCATGACCGTTTCCTGTTTAGTTATAGGCTACATTGCATTCAAGACAGTAACCTATACTCAGGTTGAAGCAGCCGTACCAGATAACTGGAAAGATTTGTTTTTCGGTATGGATCTTAATATAGACTGGACTGGTTATATAGATAGTGTCAATCAGAAAATAGAAGAAGATGGTTTCTCATTATTCGGTTTTCTATTCATGATGATGATTTTTAAAGGCATTTTTGCGAGTTTGGCAGGACCAGTTCCTAGCTACGATATGCAAAGAATCTTGTCTACTAAAAATAGCGTAGACGCTTCAAAAATGAGTGCACTAACTATAGTGGTACTGTCCATTCCAAGATATTTAATGATTGCTGGCTTTGCAGTGCTATGTCTTGTATATATGGGACCAGAACTACAAGCTATGGGATCTGGATTCGACTTTGAAACCATACTTCCAGAAGCGATACAACGATTTGTACCAATAGGCGTTAAAGGTTTACTACTTGCAGGCTTACTCGCCGCATTTATGGGAACCTTCGCTGCATTTGTTAACTCAGCCCCAGCCTATATCGTTAATGATATCTACAAAAAATATATTAACCCAAATGCTTCCAATAAAACATATATTAGATACAGTTATTTATCTTCCGTATTGCTCGTTTTAATAGGTGTAATAGGTGGCTTTTTTGCATCATCAATTACCTCGCTTACCATCTGGATAACATCAGCTTTATATGGTGGTTATGCTATGGCAAACGTATTAAAATGGATATGGTGGCGATTCAATGCCTATGGCTATTTTTGGGGTATGCTATCTGGTTTAATTGCAGCGACCATAGTACCAAACATTTTTCCGGGAACCATAGATATCTATTTATTCCCATACATTTTGCTCATTTCCCTTATAGGGTGTCTTATAGGTGTTTTTCTTAACAAGCCAGAAGATATGGAAGTGCTTAAACATTTCTATAAAACGACCAAACCTTGGGGCTTTTGGAAACCAGTATATAAAGAAATACTAAAAGAAGACCCGGATTTTAAACCAAATAAAGGTTTTAAACTCGATATGTTTAATTGTGCTGTTGGAATTGTTTGGCAAATGACATTTGTTTTAGCTCCCATGTATTTAATTATAAGAGAGTATAATAGTTTGTATATTGTTTTAGGAATTATGGCAGTAACAACCGCTATATTAAAGAAAACATGGTATGATAAATTAAACCATGAAAAAACAAATATTAAAACGCCTTTAAAAGAAATAAAAAATAATGAAAATACCCTGGCAAGAGAAACCACAAACGTGTAA
- a CDS encoding glycoside hydrolase family 130 protein produces the protein MKIPWQEKPQTCNDVVWRYTENPIIQRDAIPSSNSIFNSAVVPFNEGFAGVFRCDNKAVQMNIFAGFSEDGINWKINENPIDFKAADEGQVIGDYKYDPRVVFIEDRYWITWCEGHNGPTIGIGYTFDFIEFFQCESAFLPFNRNGVLFPKKINGKYAMMSRPSDNGHTPFGDIYMSYSPDMKYWGEHRHMMSPADFKDSAWQCTKIGAGSVPFLTEAGWLMFYHGVINTCNGFRYAMGSAILDEENPHIVKYRTQPYLLTPSELYEQNGDVPNVIFPCASLQDLQEDKVTIFYGAADTVVAIAFGRISEIIDFTKKNSL, from the coding sequence ATGAAAATACCCTGGCAAGAGAAACCACAAACGTGTAATGATGTAGTCTGGAGATATACAGAAAATCCTATAATTCAAAGAGATGCCATTCCATCCTCAAACAGCATTTTCAATAGTGCAGTAGTACCTTTTAATGAAGGATTCGCTGGTGTTTTTCGTTGCGACAACAAAGCTGTGCAAATGAACATCTTTGCTGGGTTTAGTGAAGATGGAATCAATTGGAAAATTAACGAGAACCCTATAGATTTTAAAGCTGCAGATGAAGGGCAAGTTATAGGAGATTATAAATACGATCCCAGAGTTGTTTTTATAGAAGATCGCTATTGGATTACCTGGTGCGAAGGACATAATGGTCCAACTATTGGAATTGGTTACACCTTCGATTTTATAGAGTTTTTTCAGTGCGAAAGCGCCTTTTTACCATTTAATAGAAATGGTGTATTATTTCCTAAGAAAATAAATGGCAAATACGCTATGATGAGTCGCCCTAGTGATAACGGGCATACGCCTTTTGGTGATATTTACATGAGCTATAGCCCAGACATGAAATACTGGGGAGAACACAGGCATATGATGTCTCCGGCTGATTTTAAAGATAGCGCATGGCAATGTACCAAAATAGGTGCAGGCTCTGTGCCTTTTTTAACAGAAGCAGGTTGGCTCATGTTTTACCACGGTGTAATTAATACTTGTAATGGATTTCGATACGCTATGGGGTCTGCCATTCTAGATGAAGAGAACCCACATATAGTAAAATATAGAACACAACCATACTTGCTAACACCATCTGAATTATATGAACAAAATGGTGATGTGCCAAATGTTATTTTCCCTTGTGCTTCGTTGCAAGATTTACAAGAAGATAAAGTCACTATTTTTTACGGAGCGGCAGATACGGTAGTTGCAATAGCATTTGGAAGAATAAGCGAGATTATAGATTTTACAAAGAAGAATAGCCTATAA